One Paraburkholderia kururiensis DNA window includes the following coding sequences:
- the fabD gene encoding ACP S-malonyltransferase, with protein MKFAFVFPGQGSQSVGMLNAFADHAVVRETVEEASDALGQDLGKLIAEGPAEELNLTTNTQPVMLTAAYAVYRAWQQAGGPAPAMVAGHSLGEYTALVAAGALAFRDAVPLVRFRAQAMQSAVPVGEGGMAAILGLDDDTVRAVCAEASAAGVVEAVNFNAPAQVVIAGHKAAVEKACEVAKARGAKRALPLPVSAPFHSSLLKPASDQLREYLASVEVREPAIPVVNNVDVAMVSDPAAIRDALVRQAAGPVRWVECVKTIAAQGMTHVIECGPGKVLAGLTKRIDGNLVGVAIVDPASLDEALKLAGA; from the coding sequence ATGAAATTCGCGTTCGTTTTTCCCGGACAGGGCTCGCAGTCGGTCGGCATGCTGAATGCGTTTGCTGATCACGCCGTGGTGCGCGAGACCGTCGAGGAAGCCTCCGACGCGCTCGGCCAGGACCTCGGCAAGTTGATTGCCGAAGGCCCCGCCGAGGAACTCAATCTCACGACGAATACGCAGCCGGTCATGCTCACCGCGGCGTATGCGGTCTATCGCGCCTGGCAACAGGCGGGTGGCCCCGCGCCGGCCATGGTGGCCGGCCACAGCCTGGGTGAGTACACGGCGCTCGTCGCGGCCGGCGCGCTCGCGTTTCGCGATGCTGTGCCGCTCGTGCGTTTTCGCGCGCAGGCGATGCAGTCGGCGGTGCCGGTGGGCGAAGGCGGCATGGCTGCGATCCTGGGTCTCGACGACGACACGGTACGCGCCGTGTGCGCCGAAGCATCCGCTGCGGGTGTTGTCGAAGCCGTGAATTTCAACGCGCCGGCGCAGGTGGTGATCGCGGGTCACAAGGCAGCGGTCGAAAAGGCCTGCGAAGTCGCGAAGGCAAGGGGCGCGAAGCGCGCGCTGCCGCTGCCCGTGTCGGCACCCTTTCACTCGTCGCTGCTCAAGCCGGCTTCCGATCAGTTGCGCGAGTATCTCGCGAGCGTCGAGGTGCGTGAGCCCGCCATTCCGGTGGTGAACAACGTCGATGTCGCCATGGTCAGCGACCCGGCTGCGATTCGCGACGCCCTGGTGCGTCAGGCCGCCGGTCCCGTGCGCTGGGTGGAGTGCGTGAAGACGATCGCGGCGCAAGGCATGACGCACGTGATCGAATGCGGTCCCGGCAAGGTGCTGGCCGGCCTCACGAAACGGATCGACGGCAACCTCGTGGGTGTAGCGATCGTCGACCCGGCTTCGCTCGACGAAGCATTGAAGCTCGCCGGCGCCTGA
- a CDS encoding beta-ketoacyl-ACP synthase III, translating to MAQSTLYSRVAGTGSYLPPDRVTNQELAERLAKNGIETSDEWIVARTGIHARHFAEPDVPTSELALIASRRAIEAADIDPQSIDLIIVATSTPDYVFPSTACLLQSKLGIKSHGAAFDVQAVCSGFAYALATADSFIRGGQARTALIVGAETFSRILDFNDRTTCVLFGDGAGAVILQASEEPGVLSSALHADGSYANILCTPGNVNGGVVAGSAFLHMDGQAVFKLAVNLLEKVAVEALEKAHLSADQIDWLVPHQANIRIMQGTCRKLHLPQERMIVTVGEHGNTSAASIPLALDVAVRDGRIRRGQNVLIEGVGGGFTWGASVIRY from the coding sequence ATGGCTCAATCGACTCTATATTCCCGCGTGGCCGGTACTGGCAGCTATCTGCCGCCCGATCGCGTCACGAACCAGGAACTGGCTGAACGTCTCGCCAAGAACGGCATCGAGACGAGCGATGAATGGATCGTTGCCCGCACCGGCATCCATGCGCGCCATTTCGCCGAACCCGACGTTCCCACCAGCGAACTCGCACTGATCGCTTCGCGTCGCGCGATCGAAGCCGCGGACATCGATCCGCAATCCATCGATCTGATCATCGTTGCGACGTCCACTCCCGACTACGTGTTTCCGAGCACGGCGTGCCTGCTGCAGAGCAAGCTCGGCATCAAGAGCCACGGCGCGGCATTCGACGTGCAGGCCGTATGCTCCGGTTTCGCCTACGCATTGGCTACCGCCGACAGCTTCATTCGCGGCGGACAGGCGCGTACGGCACTCATCGTCGGAGCGGAGACGTTCTCCCGCATTCTCGATTTCAACGATCGCACCACGTGCGTTCTGTTCGGCGACGGCGCGGGCGCGGTGATCCTTCAGGCGTCGGAAGAGCCTGGTGTGCTCTCCAGCGCACTGCATGCCGACGGTAGCTACGCGAACATTCTCTGCACGCCCGGCAATGTGAACGGTGGCGTGGTCGCAGGCAGCGCATTCCTGCACATGGATGGCCAGGCGGTGTTCAAGCTCGCGGTGAATCTGCTCGAGAAAGTCGCCGTCGAAGCGCTGGAAAAAGCTCATCTCTCAGCCGATCAAATCGACTGGCTCGTTCCGCATCAAGCCAACATCCGCATCATGCAGGGCACCTGCCGCAAACTCCACTTGCCGCAAGAGCGCATGATCGTCACGGTAGGCGAGCACGGCAACACGTCCGCCGCTTCCATTCCGCTCGCTCTCGACGTCGCCGTGCGCGACGGACGCATCCGGCGCGGCCAGAACGTGCTGATCGAAGGCGTCGGGGGCGGCTTCACCTGGGGCGCCTCGGTCATCCGTTATTGA
- the plsX gene encoding phosphate acyltransferase PlsX encodes MTVKLTIDCMGGDHGPSVTVPAAVHFVRAHPDAHLMLVGVETAIRAQLKKLKALDDPALSVVAATEVVAMDDPVEVALRKKKDSSMRVALNRVKDGEAQACISAGNTGALMAVSRYVLKTLPGIERPAIAFAMPNPHGYTTMLDLGANVDCGPQHLLQFAEMGHALVSALEGKERPSIALLNIGEEVIKGNETIKRAGELLRASTLNFRGNVEGNDIYKGTVDVIVCDGFVGNVALKTSEGLAQILADIIKEEFGRSWLTKLMALAALPVLSRFKKRVDYRQYNGAALLGLRSLVIKSHGSADAYAFEWAIKRGYDAVKNGVVERLARAMEENAAPLEQAAREAGGAGFASPAAGQPAEPYAALSPKA; translated from the coding sequence ATGACTGTAAAGCTCACGATTGATTGCATGGGAGGCGACCACGGTCCGTCCGTCACCGTCCCCGCTGCGGTCCATTTCGTTCGTGCGCATCCCGACGCGCACCTGATGCTCGTCGGCGTCGAGACGGCGATTCGAGCGCAGCTGAAAAAGCTCAAGGCACTGGACGACCCGGCGCTCTCCGTCGTGGCAGCAACCGAGGTCGTCGCCATGGACGATCCGGTCGAGGTCGCGCTGCGCAAGAAGAAAGACTCGTCGATGCGCGTGGCGCTCAACCGCGTGAAGGACGGCGAGGCGCAGGCCTGCATCTCCGCCGGCAACACCGGCGCGTTGATGGCCGTCTCCCGCTATGTGCTCAAGACGTTGCCCGGCATCGAGCGCCCCGCTATCGCGTTCGCCATGCCCAACCCGCACGGCTACACGACGATGCTCGATCTCGGCGCCAATGTCGATTGCGGGCCGCAGCATCTGCTGCAGTTCGCCGAGATGGGGCACGCGCTCGTGTCTGCACTCGAAGGCAAGGAACGTCCGAGCATCGCACTCCTGAACATCGGCGAAGAGGTCATCAAGGGCAACGAGACCATCAAGCGCGCAGGCGAACTGCTGCGCGCGAGCACGCTGAATTTTCGCGGCAACGTGGAAGGCAACGACATTTACAAGGGCACCGTCGACGTGATCGTCTGCGACGGTTTCGTTGGAAATGTCGCGCTGAAAACGTCGGAAGGATTGGCCCAGATACTCGCCGACATCATCAAGGAAGAGTTCGGCCGCTCCTGGCTCACGAAGCTCATGGCGCTCGCTGCGCTGCCCGTGCTGTCACGTTTCAAGAAGCGCGTGGACTATCGTCAGTACAACGGTGCGGCTCTTCTCGGCCTGCGCAGTCTCGTCATCAAAAGCCACGGTTCCGCGGACGCCTACGCGTTTGAGTGGGCGATCAAACGCGGGTATGATGCCGTCAAAAATGGCGTGGTGGAACGTCTTGCGCGCGCCATGGAAGAGAACGCGGCACCCCTCGAGCAGGCCGCGCGCGAAGCGGGCGGCGCGGGTTTTGCCAGCCCAGCTGCCGGCCAGCCGGCCGAGCCCTACGCAGCATTATCCCCGAAGGCATAA
- the rpmF gene encoding 50S ribosomal protein L32 — MAVQQNKKSPSKRGMHRSHDFLQSAPLAVEPSTGEVHLRHHVSPNGYYRGKKVVKTKND; from the coding sequence ATGGCAGTTCAACAGAACAAGAAGTCGCCGTCGAAGCGCGGCATGCACCGCTCGCACGATTTCCTTCAGTCGGCTCCGCTGGCTGTCGAGCCGAGCACGGGTGAAGTGCATCTGCGTCACCACGTCAGCCCGAATGGCTACTACCGCGGCAAGAAGGTCGTCAAGACGAAGAACGACTAA
- a CDS encoding DUF177 domain-containing protein, whose translation MTEHPGKPAGPASMHELDLFEFARSGRQAAGVVRVSQLPRMLNEVPADAPDRDTSFTWQAEGSTQPELQDDGTEGPQPYLRLAIHGAAWLECQRCLTPYEQAFDVDAIYRIVQTEAEAEEFPLDEDEIEVIVGSRQFDLIELIEEELLLSLPLVPKHEVCPEVHESLTSGASGDDASEPPEEDGESVGEPEQGGTTKPNPFAALEALKKGGAGDKH comes from the coding sequence ATGACCGAACATCCAGGCAAACCTGCCGGTCCGGCCAGCATGCATGAACTCGATCTCTTCGAGTTCGCGCGCAGCGGGCGTCAGGCTGCGGGTGTGGTACGCGTCTCGCAACTGCCGCGCATGTTAAACGAAGTCCCGGCAGACGCGCCAGATCGCGATACGTCGTTCACGTGGCAGGCAGAAGGCTCCACGCAGCCGGAATTGCAGGACGACGGTACCGAGGGTCCGCAGCCGTATTTGCGGCTCGCCATTCACGGTGCCGCGTGGCTCGAGTGTCAGCGGTGCCTCACGCCTTATGAGCAGGCCTTCGACGTCGACGCGATTTATCGCATCGTCCAGACGGAAGCCGAGGCCGAGGAGTTTCCGCTCGACGAGGACGAAATCGAAGTGATCGTGGGCTCGCGCCAGTTCGATCTCATCGAGTTGATCGAGGAAGAGCTGCTGCTTTCGCTGCCGTTGGTGCCGAAGCACGAGGTCTGCCCCGAAGTCCACGAGAGCCTTACCTCGGGCGCGAGTGGCGACGATGCCAGCGAGCCGCCCGAAGAGGACGGCGAAAGTGTCGGTGAGCCTGAGCAGGGCGGTACAACGAAGCCCAATCCTTTTGCGGCGCTGGAAGCGCTCAAGAAGGGCGGGGCGGGTGACAAGCATTGA
- a CDS encoding Maf-like protein, translated as MPDFSDRLPSAGRPALILASSSPYRRELLERLRIPFDVAVPAIDETPLPGETPEATALRLAEAKARAVAATLPANAGRTLVIGSDQVATFDGKQIGKPGTHERALAQLQAMRGREVLFHSALCLFDSASAEAQSVDVVTHVRFRRLPDATLDAYLRAETPYDVAGSAKSEGLGIALLEAIQSDDPTALIGLPLIALTRMLLAAGYPLLEAA; from the coding sequence ATGCCGGATTTCTCCGATCGCCTGCCTTCAGCCGGCCGACCAGCCCTGATTCTCGCCAGCAGCTCGCCCTACCGGCGCGAACTGCTCGAAAGATTGCGCATTCCCTTCGACGTAGCGGTACCCGCGATCGACGAAACGCCCCTGCCCGGTGAAACGCCGGAAGCCACCGCGCTGCGGCTCGCCGAAGCGAAAGCGAGAGCCGTGGCGGCTACGCTGCCGGCGAACGCGGGGCGCACGCTCGTCATCGGGTCCGATCAGGTTGCGACCTTCGACGGCAAGCAGATCGGCAAACCGGGCACGCACGAACGCGCGCTTGCCCAATTGCAGGCCATGCGGGGCCGCGAAGTGCTGTTTCACAGCGCGCTATGCCTGTTCGACAGCGCGTCGGCCGAGGCGCAATCGGTAGACGTCGTAACCCACGTGCGTTTCCGCCGACTGCCGGACGCCACGCTCGACGCCTATCTGCGAGCCGAAACGCCCTACGACGTCGCAGGCAGCGCCAAATCCGAAGGGCTCGGCATTGCGCTCCTCGAAGCCATTCAGTCCGACGATCCCACGGCGCTGATCGGCTTGCCGCTGATCGCGCTGACGCGGATGTTGCTCGCCGCCGGTTATCCATTGCTGGAGGCGGCATGA
- a CDS encoding SAM-dependent methyltransferase: protein MSGTLYLIPNTLGESEGDADPLAAVLPQTVRTRAAGLRYYIGENAKSTRAFLKKVGTEQPIQAIEIRELNVNTPPGEVDKLLEPVLAGTDAGLVSEAGCPAVADPGALLVRRAHERGVKVVPLVGPSSILLALMASGLNGQSFAFHGYLPVDAGERAKRLRELEQQSRKSKQTQIFIETPYRNRALLDTLLSTCAPSTLVCVAADLTLPTEIVASRTVSAWKKAPPLDLQKRPAIFLLLAV, encoded by the coding sequence ATGAGCGGCACGCTTTACCTGATTCCCAACACGCTGGGCGAAAGCGAAGGAGACGCCGATCCGCTTGCCGCCGTGTTGCCGCAGACGGTACGCACGCGCGCGGCCGGGCTCCGCTACTACATTGGCGAAAACGCGAAATCCACGCGGGCCTTCCTGAAGAAAGTAGGCACCGAACAGCCCATTCAGGCGATCGAGATTCGCGAATTGAACGTCAACACGCCGCCCGGCGAGGTCGACAAACTGCTCGAACCGGTGCTTGCCGGTACGGACGCTGGGCTCGTGTCCGAAGCGGGATGCCCTGCGGTAGCCGACCCGGGGGCGCTTCTGGTGCGTCGCGCGCATGAGCGCGGAGTGAAGGTCGTGCCGCTCGTTGGACCCAGTTCGATTCTGCTCGCGCTCATGGCGTCGGGCCTGAACGGCCAGAGCTTTGCGTTTCACGGCTACCTGCCCGTCGATGCCGGCGAACGCGCAAAGCGGCTACGCGAACTTGAGCAGCAGTCGCGCAAGTCGAAACAGACGCAGATTTTCATCGAGACGCCGTACCGCAACCGCGCGCTGCTGGACACGCTCCTCTCCACGTGCGCGCCCTCGACACTCGTGTGCGTGGCCGCCGACCTGACCTTGCCCACGGAGATCGTTGCGAGCCGGACGGTGTCTGCCTGGAAAAAAGCGCCGCCGCTGGATCTCCAGAAACGGCCCGCGATTTTCCTGCTGCTCGCGGTATAG
- a CDS encoding S49 family peptidase: protein MSDQPTSDPNDTSSSGTKPATVTAAGEPGWERAALEGIALAAINEQRAARRWKIFFRFAFLAVLLLVAIGLLDVSGGKVSSTGRHTALVSLDGEIASESTANAEDIDTALQNAFEDEGTAGVILRINSPGGSPVQAGIMYKEIRRLRAKYPAIPLYVVVGDMCASGGYYVAAAADKIYVDKASIVGSIGVLMDGFGFTGLMEKLGVERRMRTSGENKAFYDPFSPDTPKMDEHAQSMLDQIHTQFISAVRAGRGKRLHETPDIFSGLFWTGEKSVELGLADGFGDMDYVARDVIKAPDIVDYTVKESLTDRVARKFGTAVGSAAVHTLILTGKVSLR from the coding sequence ATGTCCGACCAGCCGACTTCCGATCCGAACGACACCTCTTCTTCGGGCACGAAGCCCGCTACTGTCACCGCCGCCGGCGAGCCCGGCTGGGAGCGAGCGGCGCTCGAAGGCATCGCGCTGGCAGCGATCAACGAGCAACGCGCTGCCCGGCGCTGGAAAATTTTCTTCCGCTTCGCCTTTCTTGCCGTGCTGCTGCTGGTCGCCATCGGGCTGCTCGACGTCTCGGGCGGCAAGGTGTCCAGCACGGGGCGTCACACGGCACTCGTCTCGCTGGACGGCGAGATTGCATCGGAGAGCACGGCGAACGCCGAGGACATCGACACCGCACTCCAGAATGCCTTCGAGGACGAGGGCACGGCCGGCGTGATCCTGCGCATCAACAGCCCGGGCGGTAGTCCGGTGCAGGCCGGCATCATGTACAAGGAGATTCGCCGGCTGCGTGCGAAGTACCCGGCCATCCCCCTCTACGTCGTGGTGGGCGACATGTGCGCCTCGGGCGGTTATTACGTTGCGGCAGCGGCCGACAAGATCTACGTGGACAAGGCCAGCATCGTCGGCTCGATCGGCGTGCTGATGGATGGCTTCGGTTTCACGGGGTTGATGGAGAAGCTCGGGGTCGAGCGGCGGATGCGTACTTCGGGCGAGAACAAGGCGTTTTACGATCCGTTTTCACCCGATACGCCGAAGATGGACGAGCACGCCCAGTCCATGCTTGATCAGATCCATACCCAGTTCATTTCAGCCGTGCGCGCGGGGCGCGGCAAGCGTCTGCACGAGACGCCCGACATCTTTTCGGGGCTTTTCTGGACCGGTGAGAAAAGCGTGGAACTGGGCCTGGCCGACGGTTTCGGCGATATGGACTATGTAGCGCGCGACGTCATCAAGGCGCCCGACATCGTCGATTACACGGTGAAGGAGAGCCTCACCGACCGCGTCGCACGCAAGTTCGGCACCGCCGTGGGCAGTGCCGCCGTGCATACACTGATTTTGACCGGCAAGGTGAGTCTGCGCTAA
- a CDS encoding Rieske (2Fe-2S) protein, translated as MSAAVLDPVRVCAAHELVEGGVGVRCRASYAGGEAVVFFVRYNGRPYGYLNRCAHVPMELDWVEGQFFESSGLYLMCATHGAIYEPDTGRCVGGPCRGGRLRPVQADERDTPEGRAVFWLPDNDLRPADS; from the coding sequence ATGAGTGCCGCGGTGCTCGATCCCGTGCGTGTCTGCGCGGCGCACGAACTCGTGGAAGGCGGCGTGGGCGTGCGTTGCCGTGCCTCGTACGCAGGCGGGGAGGCGGTGGTGTTCTTCGTGCGCTACAACGGCCGGCCCTACGGCTATCTCAATCGCTGCGCCCATGTGCCCATGGAACTCGACTGGGTGGAGGGTCAGTTCTTCGAATCGTCCGGTTTATACTTGATGTGCGCAACGCATGGCGCGATTTACGAGCCCGATACCGGCCGGTGTGTCGGCGGTCCGTGCCGCGGCGGCAGGCTTCGCCCGGTGCAGGCTGACGAACGGGACACGCCGGAAGGCCGCGCCGTATTCTGGCTGCCGGACAACGATCTGCGTCCGGCCGATTCCTGA
- a CDS encoding HAD-IA family hydrolase produces MARQHFDLIVFDWDGTLMDSTAHITCSIQAACRDLGLPVPADEAASFVIGLGLRDALQIAAPTLDPSDYPRLAERYRFHYLVKDQHTELFAGVREMLEELRDTGYLLSVATGKSRVGLNRALDQARLTSLFDGTRCADETFSKPHPAMLQELARELGQDLERTVMIGDTTHDLQMAINAGTAGVGVAYGAHPADSLAALEPRFVAHSVGSLVAWLRENA; encoded by the coding sequence ATGGCCCGACAGCACTTTGACCTGATCGTCTTCGACTGGGACGGCACGCTCATGGATTCGACCGCGCACATCACGTGCAGCATCCAGGCCGCGTGCCGTGACCTGGGTCTTCCCGTGCCGGCCGACGAGGCGGCGAGCTTCGTGATCGGGCTCGGGTTGCGCGACGCGCTGCAAATCGCCGCGCCGACGCTCGACCCGTCCGACTATCCGCGTCTCGCCGAGCGGTACCGGTTCCACTATCTGGTGAAGGACCAGCACACGGAGCTTTTTGCCGGCGTGCGCGAAATGCTCGAGGAACTGCGCGACACCGGCTATCTGCTGAGTGTCGCCACGGGCAAGAGCCGCGTGGGCCTGAACCGGGCGCTGGACCAGGCGCGTCTCACGAGCCTCTTCGACGGCACGCGCTGTGCTGACGAAACGTTCTCGAAACCGCACCCCGCCATGCTGCAGGAACTGGCGCGGGAGCTCGGCCAGGACCTGGAGCGCACCGTCATGATCGGCGACACGACGCACGATTTGCAGATGGCGATCAATGCAGGCACGGCCGGCGTGGGCGTCGCCTATGGCGCGCATCCGGCGGACTCGCTCGCTGCGCTCGAACCCCGCTTCGTGGCCCACAGCGTCGGCTCTCTCGTCGCATGGCTGCGGGAGAACGCATGA
- a CDS encoding RluA family pseudouridine synthase, whose protein sequence is MKGLGKISQNQVASDQVSFVEVDENSAGQRIDNFLTRVCKGVPKSHIYRILRSGEVRVNKGRVDAQYRLEQGDMVRVPPIRVAQTQSYDAASVPSAQFDILFEDDALLVIDKPAGVAVHGGSGVAFGVIEQMREARPHAKFLELVHRLDRETSGVLMLAKKRAALVGLHEQIRDNRMDKRYYACVHGQWASDWGRRRVVKEPLHKYLTPEGERRVRVQSDGLASHTVFNLVDRWPEYALLEAELKTGRTHQIRVHLAHLGLPIVGDAKYGDFALNKALARANAVPGLKRMFLHAHRLKLVHPLTGETLQFEAPLPAECRRFLAQLTALRDGSASTGNAPHAAAPQNPAGYNHDTDIEGETNAHGPTAL, encoded by the coding sequence ATGAAAGGGTTAGGCAAAATTTCCCAGAATCAGGTCGCAAGCGACCAGGTTTCCTTCGTCGAAGTAGACGAGAACTCCGCCGGTCAGCGCATTGACAATTTCCTCACGCGCGTCTGCAAGGGCGTGCCGAAGAGCCACATTTACCGGATCCTGCGAAGCGGGGAAGTGCGCGTGAACAAAGGCCGGGTCGATGCCCAATACCGGCTCGAGCAAGGCGACATGGTGCGCGTTCCGCCGATCCGGGTCGCGCAGACCCAGAGCTACGACGCCGCGTCAGTGCCCTCTGCCCAGTTCGACATCCTGTTCGAGGACGATGCGCTGCTCGTCATCGACAAACCCGCGGGTGTGGCCGTTCACGGCGGCAGCGGCGTGGCGTTCGGCGTAATCGAGCAGATGCGCGAAGCGAGGCCGCACGCGAAGTTCCTCGAACTGGTGCACCGGCTGGACCGCGAGACCTCGGGCGTGCTCATGCTGGCCAAGAAGCGTGCGGCGCTCGTGGGCCTGCACGAGCAGATTCGCGATAACCGCATGGACAAGCGCTACTACGCGTGCGTCCACGGGCAGTGGGCGAGCGACTGGGGCCGCCGGCGCGTCGTGAAGGAGCCTCTGCACAAATATCTGACCCCGGAAGGCGAGCGACGCGTGCGCGTCCAGTCGGACGGTCTGGCGTCGCACACGGTTTTCAATCTGGTCGATCGCTGGCCCGAGTACGCGCTCCTCGAAGCTGAGCTCAAGACCGGCCGTACACATCAGATTCGCGTGCATCTGGCCCATCTTGGCCTGCCGATCGTGGGCGACGCCAAGTACGGCGACTTTGCGCTGAACAAGGCGCTGGCTCGCGCCAATGCCGTTCCCGGGCTGAAGCGCATGTTCCTGCACGCGCACCGGCTCAAGCTCGTGCATCCGCTAACCGGCGAGACCTTGCAGTTCGAGGCGCCGTTGCCCGCCGAGTGCCGGCGTTTTCTCGCCCAGCTCACGGCGCTGCGCGACGGATCGGCCAGTACAGGAAACGCGCCGCACGCCGCGGCGCCGCAAAACCCGGCCGGGTATAACCACGATACCGATATCGAAGGGGAGACGAACGCGCATGGCCCGACAGCACTTTGA